In the Leptolyngbya sp. FACHB-261 genome, one interval contains:
- a CDS encoding glycosyltransferase family 2 protein — translation MNTLLSSGLPGTLQSSNPELELSIVVPIYNEVESLPHLVNTIANTLVGQYRYEIICVDDGSRDGSVELLKDMAQSRSDLRAVLLRRNYGQTAAMAAGFRYAKGRVIITLDGDLQNDPVDIPRLLAKLDEGYDLVSGWRKERQDAALTRLLPSKIANWVIGRVTGVQLHDYGCSLKAYRSELVADMNLYGELHRFLPALAFIEGARIAELPVLHHARRFGHSKYGLGRTFRVLMDLLTIYFMKTFLTRPMHVFGLFGLASTALGTVLGLYLTFLKFGLGQSIGDRPLLILTGVLILAGVQLFSFGLLAELSIRTYHESQGRPIYRVREVVESGVAESNESD, via the coding sequence ATGAACACCCTGCTATCCTCTGGCCTACCTGGGACCTTACAATCCTCCAATCCTGAGCTAGAACTCTCAATTGTTGTGCCCATTTACAACGAAGTTGAGAGCTTGCCCCATCTAGTCAACACAATTGCTAACACCCTGGTAGGACAGTACCGCTACGAAATTATCTGCGTGGACGATGGATCGCGGGATGGTTCAGTCGAGTTGCTGAAGGATATGGCGCAAAGCCGCTCTGACTTACGGGCTGTACTGCTACGCCGTAATTATGGTCAGACGGCAGCAATGGCAGCTGGTTTCCGCTACGCCAAGGGACGCGTCATCATCACTCTAGATGGCGACCTGCAGAATGACCCGGTTGATATTCCCCGGCTGCTGGCAAAGCTCGATGAAGGCTACGACCTAGTGAGTGGCTGGCGCAAGGAGCGTCAGGACGCGGCCTTGACTCGCCTGTTGCCCTCTAAAATTGCTAACTGGGTGATCGGGCGAGTCACTGGGGTTCAGCTGCACGACTACGGCTGCTCACTCAAGGCTTATCGATCTGAGTTAGTGGCAGACATGAACCTTTACGGTGAGCTGCACCGCTTCTTGCCAGCCTTGGCTTTTATTGAAGGGGCTAGAATTGCTGAGCTGCCAGTGCTCCACCATGCTCGTCGCTTTGGCCACAGCAAGTACGGTTTGGGACGGACCTTCCGCGTGTTGATGGATCTGCTGACCATCTACTTCATGAAGACGTTCCTTACCCGTCCCATGCACGTTTTTGGGTTGTTCGGGCTGGCTTCAACGGCGCTAGGTACAGTGCTGGGCCTTTACTTGACCTTCTTAAAATTTGGCCTGGGGCAGAGCATTGGCGACCGCCCTTTGCTCATTCTCACCGGTGTCCTGATCCTGGCTGGGGTACAGCTCTTCAGCTTTGGTCTGCTGGCAGAACTCTCCATCCGCACCTATCACGAATCTCAAGGCCGTCCTATCTACCGAGTTCGCGAGGTTGTGGAGTCAGGTGTGGCAGAGTCTAACGAAAGCGACTAG
- a CDS encoding NAD-dependent epimerase/dehydratase family protein → MTISVVTGAAGFIGSNLSKALLEQGKTVVGIDHFNDYYDPSLKRRNIESLLAYPGFKLIEADLSQFDWQPLLTDTDVVYHQAAQAGVRASWGQGFHAYTERNITATQLLLEAARQAPNLQRLVYASTSSVYGDAECFPTSEQVAPQPVSPYGITKLAAERLCFLYQRNFGVPVTALRYFTVYGPGQRPDMAFHKFFRAVLKDEEIPIYGDGQQTRDFTYISDAVAGNLAAGSVPAAVGQVFNIGGGSRVVLSEVLDTIEQIVGKPLRRRHQENAMGDARHTAADISRARTLLGYEPKVGLAEGLAQEWAWIQTLYAPVVVA, encoded by the coding sequence ATGACGATCAGCGTTGTGACCGGTGCGGCTGGATTTATTGGCTCTAATCTCAGCAAAGCGCTCCTAGAACAGGGCAAAACAGTGGTTGGGATTGACCACTTCAACGACTACTACGATCCCTCACTAAAGCGCCGAAATATCGAGTCACTACTGGCCTATCCAGGATTCAAGCTGATTGAAGCTGATCTTAGTCAGTTCGACTGGCAGCCCCTCCTTACAGATACAGATGTGGTTTATCACCAAGCTGCTCAAGCAGGGGTGCGGGCTAGTTGGGGACAGGGCTTTCATGCCTATACCGAGCGCAATATCACGGCAACCCAGCTTCTACTAGAAGCAGCCCGTCAAGCTCCCAACCTGCAACGGCTAGTCTATGCCTCAACCTCTTCGGTCTACGGTGATGCGGAATGTTTCCCCACCTCCGAACAGGTGGCCCCTCAGCCGGTCTCACCCTACGGCATTACTAAGTTAGCAGCGGAGCGGTTGTGTTTTCTTTATCAGCGTAATTTTGGCGTGCCAGTAACGGCGTTGCGCTACTTCACGGTATACGGCCCGGGGCAACGACCCGACATGGCCTTCCACAAATTCTTCCGAGCAGTGCTCAAGGATGAAGAAATCCCGATTTATGGAGATGGGCAACAAACTCGGGATTTCACCTACATCAGTGACGCGGTTGCTGGCAACCTAGCAGCTGGCAGTGTGCCGGCGGCGGTCGGACAGGTCTTCAATATTGGCGGCGGTAGCCGAGTTGTACTAAGCGAGGTTCTCGACACTATCGAGCAAATTGTCGGTAAACCCCTGCGACGTCGTCACCAAGAGAATGCGATGGGTGATGCTCGCCACACGGCTGCTGACATTAGCCGCGCCCGTACTCTGCTAGGCTATGAACCGAAAGTGGGCCTAGCAGAGGGGTTGGCACAGGAGTGGGCCTGGATCCAGACCCTCTATGCACCTGTCGTCGTTGCCTGA